From the genome of Streptomyces sp. NBC_00659, one region includes:
- a CDS encoding TetR/AcrR family transcriptional regulator, whose translation MGTGGGRRVGRPRAAQRPDSGLTPRAELLDAAAELFTTRGYAATTTRAVAERAGMRQASMYHYVTGKEELLAELLESTVTPSLAYARELLADDAAPAEGRLWELCRTDVEVLCGGPHNLGGLYLLPEVRTERFAGFHAVRAELKDTYRQLLAATAAGGALAKSELDLRTDLLFGLIEGVILVHRSDPQRPVSAFAEATADAALRIAGV comes from the coding sequence ATGGGAACGGGTGGCGGACGGCGGGTCGGCAGGCCTCGGGCCGCGCAGCGGCCGGACAGCGGGCTGACGCCGCGCGCCGAACTGCTGGACGCCGCAGCCGAGTTGTTCACGACGCGGGGATACGCGGCCACCACCACCCGTGCCGTCGCCGAGCGGGCGGGCATGCGTCAGGCGTCCATGTACCACTACGTCACCGGCAAGGAGGAGTTGCTCGCCGAGCTCCTGGAGTCCACGGTCACCCCCTCACTTGCGTACGCCCGTGAACTCCTCGCCGACGACGCGGCGCCCGCGGAGGGCCGGCTGTGGGAGCTGTGCCGCACCGACGTGGAAGTGCTGTGCGGCGGGCCGCACAACCTCGGCGGTCTCTATCTGCTGCCCGAGGTGCGCACCGAACGCTTCGCCGGCTTCCATGCCGTGCGGGCCGAACTCAAGGACACCTACCGTCAGTTGCTGGCCGCCACGGCGGCCGGCGGCGCGCTCGCCAAGAGTGAGCTCGATCTGCGGACGGATCTGCTGTTCGGGCTGATCGAGGGTGTCATCCTCGTGCACCGCTCCGATCCGCAGCGCCCGGTGTCGGCGTTCGCCGAGGCCACGGCGGACGCGGCGCTGCGCATCGCCGGGGTCTGA
- a CDS encoding urea amidolyase associated protein UAAP1 yields the protein MATATTHGARDHARAQQGTRAEAMPVVPAGDWPAPPCEAGHLVWAETVAGGNYTHKVLARGTELRLTDLTGDACAHLLLYVADRPWERLNVADTVKVQWNAYLSQGRLLLSDQGRVLASVVSDTSGRHDALCGTSTLVRNTGRYGDGTPQSASPAGRELFKLAAAKNGLGPRDLPPSLSFFQGVEIRDDGSPAFTGSAGPGAAVTLRAEQDVTVLIANVPHPADPRPDYTSTPLEVLAWRARATAAGDPLWEATPEGCRAFLNTAEFLATRGLA from the coding sequence ATGGCGACAGCGACCACCCACGGAGCACGCGACCACGCCCGCGCCCAGCAGGGAACCCGTGCGGAGGCCATGCCCGTGGTCCCCGCGGGCGACTGGCCGGCGCCGCCCTGCGAGGCGGGCCATCTGGTGTGGGCGGAGACCGTGGCGGGCGGCAACTACACGCACAAGGTGCTGGCCCGCGGCACCGAACTGCGCCTGACCGACCTCACCGGCGACGCCTGCGCCCACCTCCTGCTGTACGTCGCCGACCGGCCGTGGGAACGCCTGAACGTCGCCGACACCGTCAAGGTCCAGTGGAACGCCTATCTGAGCCAGGGGCGGCTGCTCCTGTCCGACCAGGGCCGGGTGCTCGCCTCGGTGGTCTCCGACACCTCCGGCCGGCACGACGCCCTGTGCGGCACCTCCACGCTCGTACGCAACACCGGACGCTACGGGGACGGAACCCCGCAGTCCGCGTCCCCGGCCGGCCGCGAGCTGTTCAAACTGGCCGCCGCGAAGAACGGGCTCGGTCCTCGCGATCTGCCGCCCTCGCTCTCCTTCTTCCAGGGCGTGGAGATACGCGACGACGGGTCACCGGCCTTCACCGGCTCGGCCGGCCCCGGCGCCGCCGTCACCCTGCGCGCCGAACAGGACGTCACCGTGCTGATCGCGAACGTGCCGCACCCGGCCGACCCGCGCCCCGACTACACGAGCACCCCGCTGGAGGTGCTGGCCTGGCGCGCACGGGCGACCGCGGCGGGCGACCCGCTGTGGGAGGCCACACCCGAGGGCTGCCGCGCCTTCCTCAACACCGCCGAATTCCTTGCCACGAGGGGGCTCGCATGA
- a CDS encoding urea amidolyase associated protein UAAP2: MTHVTVPARAAWSAVVRAGQTLTVTDLHGNQAVDFLVYDAADTAVRYSAPDTIQAQGNIFLTTGSVLMSNEHTPLMTVVEDEVGRHDTVGGACSKESNTLRYGHHTWSQHACVDNFLAEGARHGLGKRDLVSNINWYMNVPVEKDGTLGIVDGISAPGLRLALRAERDVIVLVSNCPQINNPCNGFEPTAVAMTIGASA; the protein is encoded by the coding sequence ATGACGCACGTCACCGTCCCGGCCCGGGCTGCCTGGTCCGCCGTCGTCCGCGCCGGCCAGACGCTCACCGTCACCGACCTGCACGGCAACCAGGCCGTCGACTTCCTGGTGTACGACGCCGCGGACACCGCCGTCCGCTACAGCGCCCCCGACACGATCCAGGCCCAGGGCAACATCTTCCTGACCACGGGCAGCGTGCTGATGTCGAACGAGCACACACCGCTGATGACCGTCGTCGAGGACGAGGTCGGCCGGCACGACACGGTCGGCGGCGCCTGCTCCAAGGAGTCGAACACCCTGCGCTACGGGCACCACACATGGTCCCAGCACGCCTGCGTCGACAACTTCCTCGCCGAGGGCGCCCGTCACGGCCTCGGCAAGCGCGATCTCGTGTCCAACATCAACTGGTACATGAACGTGCCCGTCGAGAAGGACGGCACCCTCGGCATCGTCGACGGCATCTCCGCCCCCGGACTGCGGCTGGCCCTGCGCGCCGAACGCGATGTGATCGTGCTGGTCTCCAACTGCCCCCAGATCAACAACCCGTGCAACGGCTTCGAGCCGACCGCGGTCGCGATGACGATCGGGGCCTCCGCATGA
- a CDS encoding 5-oxoprolinase/urea amidolyase family protein has protein sequence MSFDTLLIANRGEIAVRIIRTARELGLRTVAVYSDADRAAPHVRLADEAVRLGPAPAKESYLDGDLVLKAAKDTGAGAIHPGYGFLSEDAAFARRCEDAGIVFVGPTPEQLELFGAKHTARAAAEAAGVPLAPGTGLLSGLPEALDAAGRIGYPVMLKATGGGGGIGMSACRSADELTEAWDRVQRVAAASFSSAGVFLERLVEHARHVEVQVFGDGRGRVVTFGDRDCSLQRRNQKVLEEAPAPGLPSRIRAELASAARELCASVGYRSAGTVEFVYDAAREEAYFLEVNTRLQVEHPVTEEIYGVDLVAWMLRLARGESDVVRDPGAPRGHAVEARVYAEDPSREHRPSAGLLTRVEFPAGVRVDGWVETGTEVTTSYDPMLAKVVAYGTDRAEALERLDEALAGTRVDGIETNLGLVRAALAEPSFRRAAHSTATLAGVNDPTPRVEVVSGGTLTTVQDWPGRTGHWQVGVPPCGPMDDLSFRLGNRALGNPEGAPGLECTLQGPALRFTHATTVCVTGAPAPVTVDGAAVAQWEPVTVPAGAVLEVAAPAGHGLRTYVLFAGGGLDVPAFLGSASTFTLGRFGGHGGRTLRTGDVLHGGTVTEAGAPVPPAERPGLTAEWRIGALEGPHAAPEFFTEDDIHDFYAADWKVHFNSARTGVRLIGPKPRWARTDGGEAGLHPSNIHDTPYSVGAVDYTGDMPVLLGPDGPSLGGFVCPATVVSTERWKLGQLRPGDTVRFAPLADDGSARPAIVDGGVLARDGDVTYRRSGDDNLLVEFGPMQLDLALRMRVHALMEAVAAADLDGVTDLTPGIRSLQIQADPRRLPQRELLDTVRRTVRALPPSDQLVVPSRTVHLPLSWDDPATREAIARYMAGVRDDAPWCPWNIEFIRRVNGLDSVDDVYRTVFDAEYLVLGLGDVYLGAPVATPLDPRHRLVTTKYNPARTWTAENSVGIGGAYLCVYGMEGPGGYQFVGRTTQVWSGWQQRGAFEPGSPWLLRFFDRIKWYPVEADELLELRADIISGRFVPRVEEGTFSLAAYETFLAENAESIAEFRGRQGGAFSAERDAWEAAGEFTRAEAAAAPPAPAAAVSVPEGGWLIEAEFAASVWQLNVAPGEQVTAGQPLLALEAMKMESRVPAPADGVVRQILARPGDQVEAGTPLLVLAPLEPPAS, from the coding sequence ATGAGCTTCGACACCCTGCTGATCGCCAACCGCGGCGAGATCGCCGTCCGGATCATCCGCACGGCCCGTGAACTGGGCCTGCGCACCGTCGCCGTGTACTCCGACGCCGACCGCGCGGCACCCCACGTCCGCCTCGCCGACGAGGCCGTACGGCTCGGCCCCGCCCCCGCGAAGGAGTCCTACCTCGACGGCGACCTGGTCCTGAAGGCCGCCAAGGACACCGGGGCCGGGGCCATCCACCCCGGATACGGCTTCCTGTCCGAGGACGCGGCGTTCGCGCGGCGCTGCGAGGACGCCGGGATCGTGTTCGTCGGACCGACACCGGAGCAGCTGGAGCTGTTCGGCGCCAAGCACACCGCGCGGGCGGCGGCCGAGGCGGCCGGGGTGCCGCTGGCGCCGGGCACGGGACTGCTCTCCGGTCTCCCCGAGGCGCTGGACGCGGCCGGCCGCATCGGCTACCCCGTCATGCTCAAGGCCACCGGCGGTGGCGGCGGCATCGGCATGTCGGCATGTCGATCCGCCGATGAACTGACCGAGGCCTGGGACCGGGTGCAGCGCGTCGCGGCGGCCTCCTTCTCCTCGGCCGGGGTCTTCCTGGAGCGACTGGTCGAACACGCCCGCCATGTCGAGGTGCAGGTCTTCGGCGACGGCCGGGGCCGTGTCGTCACCTTCGGCGACCGCGACTGCTCGCTCCAGCGCCGCAACCAGAAGGTCCTGGAGGAGGCGCCCGCCCCCGGCCTGCCCTCCCGCATACGCGCCGAACTAGCCTCCGCAGCACGCGAGTTGTGCGCCTCGGTCGGCTACCGCTCGGCCGGGACCGTCGAGTTCGTCTACGACGCCGCCCGCGAGGAGGCGTACTTCCTGGAGGTCAACACCCGCCTCCAGGTGGAACACCCGGTCACCGAGGAGATCTACGGCGTCGACCTCGTCGCCTGGATGCTGCGCCTGGCCCGGGGCGAGTCCGATGTCGTACGGGACCCGGGGGCACCGCGGGGTCACGCCGTCGAGGCGCGGGTCTACGCCGAGGACCCCTCGCGCGAACACCGGCCCAGCGCGGGCCTGTTGACGCGGGTCGAGTTCCCCGCCGGGGTCCGCGTGGACGGCTGGGTCGAGACCGGCACCGAGGTGACCACTTCCTACGACCCGATGCTCGCGAAGGTCGTCGCGTACGGGACGGACCGGGCCGAGGCCCTGGAACGCCTCGACGAGGCACTGGCCGGGACCCGGGTGGACGGGATCGAGACGAACCTCGGTCTGGTGCGGGCCGCGCTCGCCGAACCGTCCTTCCGGCGGGCGGCGCACTCCACGGCCACGCTGGCCGGCGTGAACGATCCCACCCCACGCGTCGAGGTCGTGTCCGGCGGCACGCTCACCACCGTGCAGGACTGGCCCGGACGCACCGGCCACTGGCAGGTCGGGGTACCGCCGTGCGGCCCCATGGACGACCTCTCCTTCCGGCTCGGCAACCGCGCGCTCGGCAACCCCGAGGGCGCACCGGGCCTCGAATGCACCCTGCAAGGACCGGCGTTGAGGTTCACCCACGCCACGACGGTGTGCGTCACGGGCGCACCCGCGCCGGTCACCGTGGACGGGGCCGCCGTCGCCCAGTGGGAGCCGGTGACCGTACCGGCCGGAGCCGTGCTGGAGGTCGCGGCGCCCGCCGGGCACGGCCTGCGCACCTATGTGCTGTTCGCGGGCGGCGGCCTTGACGTGCCCGCCTTCCTCGGCAGCGCCTCCACCTTCACGCTCGGCCGGTTCGGCGGCCACGGGGGCCGGACCCTGCGGACCGGTGACGTCCTGCACGGCGGAACGGTCACCGAAGCCGGGGCACCCGTGCCACCCGCCGAACGGCCCGGCCTCACCGCCGAGTGGCGGATCGGCGCCCTCGAAGGACCGCACGCCGCACCGGAGTTCTTCACCGAGGACGACATCCACGACTTCTACGCCGCCGACTGGAAGGTCCACTTCAACTCGGCCCGCACCGGCGTACGGCTCATCGGTCCCAAGCCCCGCTGGGCCCGCACCGACGGCGGCGAGGCCGGACTGCACCCGTCCAACATCCACGACACCCCCTATTCGGTCGGGGCCGTCGACTACACCGGTGACATGCCGGTGCTCCTCGGTCCGGACGGCCCCTCCCTCGGCGGCTTCGTCTGCCCGGCGACCGTCGTCAGCACGGAACGCTGGAAGCTCGGCCAGCTCCGCCCCGGCGACACCGTGCGCTTCGCACCGCTCGCCGACGACGGTTCGGCGCGGCCGGCGATCGTCGACGGCGGGGTGCTCGCCCGGGACGGCGACGTGACGTACCGCCGCAGCGGCGACGACAACCTGCTGGTCGAGTTCGGTCCCATGCAACTGGACCTCGCCCTGCGGATGCGGGTCCACGCGCTGATGGAGGCGGTGGCGGCCGCGGATCTCGACGGCGTCACGGACCTGACACCGGGCATCCGCTCGCTCCAGATCCAGGCGGACCCGCGCCGGCTCCCCCAGCGTGAACTCCTGGACACCGTACGGCGCACCGTCCGGGCCCTGCCCCCGAGCGATCAGCTCGTCGTCCCCTCCCGCACCGTCCATCTCCCGCTGTCCTGGGACGACCCGGCCACCCGCGAGGCCATCGCCCGCTACATGGCCGGCGTCCGCGACGACGCTCCCTGGTGCCCCTGGAACATCGAGTTCATCCGCCGGGTCAACGGCCTGGACTCGGTGGACGACGTCTACCGCACCGTCTTCGACGCCGAGTACCTGGTCCTCGGCCTGGGCGACGTCTACCTGGGCGCGCCGGTCGCCACCCCGCTCGACCCGCGCCACCGGCTGGTCACCACCAAGTACAACCCCGCCCGCACCTGGACCGCCGAGAACTCGGTCGGGATCGGCGGCGCCTACCTCTGCGTCTACGGCATGGAGGGCCCCGGCGGCTACCAGTTCGTCGGCCGTACGACCCAGGTGTGGTCCGGGTGGCAGCAGCGCGGCGCGTTCGAGCCGGGCTCGCCCTGGCTGCTGCGCTTCTTCGACCGGATCAAGTGGTACCCGGTGGAGGCGGACGAACTCCTGGAGCTGCGGGCCGACATCATCTCCGGCCGCTTCGTCCCGCGCGTCGAGGAGGGCACCTTCTCGCTCGCCGCGTACGAGACCTTCCTCGCCGAGAACGCCGAGTCGATCGCGGAGTTCCGGGGCCGGCAGGGCGGCGCGTTCTCCGCCGAACGGGACGCCTGGGAGGCGGCGGGCGAGTTCACCCGCGCGGAGGCGGCCGCGGCCCCACCGGCTCCGGCCGCCGCGGTGAGCGTCCCGGAGGGCGGCTGGCTGATCGAGGCCGAGTTCGCCGCGTCGGTGTGGCAGCTGAACGTGGCTCCGGGCGAACAGGTCACGGCGGGGCAGCCGTTGCTCGCCCTCGAAGCGATGAAGATGGAGTCACGTGTCCCCGCCCCGGCCGACGGCGTGGTCCGGCAGATCCTCGCCCGGCCGGGTGACCAGGTGGAGGCGGGCACGCCACTGCTGGTACTCGCCCCTCTGGAACCGCCGGCGTCCTGA
- the atzF gene encoding allophanate hydrolase → MSALTRVRLAYARIEAVDRPEIWIDLRPRAEAEREARAVDERVAAGERLPLAGRLLAVKGNIDVAGLPTTAGCPAYAYAPEADAPAVARLRAAGAVVLGTTNLDQFATGLVGTRSPHGAVRGALDPERISGGSSSGSAVAVALGIVDLALGTDTAGSGRVPAAFNGIVGLKPTPGLVPTTGVVPACASLDCVTVFARTLPEAEQALAHLTSPSGRELPPLAQRAPGPWRVAVPPTAQLGELDEGWAQAYEAAVNRLVTAGAQVRTLDLTPFTEAAAMLYEGAFVAERYTAVGNFVDKLTSEGGAGLDPTVAGIITRARDIPAHQLYADQERLASLRTRALAELADADALLLPTAPGHPTLAEVAADPLGANARLGRFTNSTNLFDLAAVAVPAGRTPAGGPFGVMLIGRAFTDERLARIARLLEPETRLAVVGAHLSGQPLNAQLLSLGARLERTTTTAAVYRLHALATSPPKPGLVHVGAGGAAVEAEVWSLPADGLGRLLAALPRPMTLGSVELADGTHVPGFLCEPGALAEAPDITSYGGWRGYLGRERDR, encoded by the coding sequence ATGTCCGCCCTCACCCGAGTCCGCCTGGCGTACGCCCGTATCGAGGCCGTGGACCGCCCCGAGATCTGGATCGACCTGCGCCCCCGGGCGGAGGCCGAGCGCGAGGCCCGTGCCGTGGACGAGCGGGTCGCCGCCGGAGAGCGCCTCCCGCTCGCCGGCAGGCTCCTGGCCGTGAAGGGCAACATCGACGTGGCGGGCCTGCCCACCACCGCCGGCTGCCCGGCCTACGCCTACGCACCGGAGGCCGACGCCCCCGCGGTCGCCCGCCTCCGCGCGGCCGGAGCCGTCGTGCTCGGCACCACCAACCTGGACCAGTTCGCCACCGGCCTGGTCGGCACCCGCTCACCGCACGGCGCCGTCCGGGGCGCCCTGGACCCGGAAAGGATCAGCGGCGGCTCCAGCTCGGGATCGGCCGTGGCGGTGGCCCTGGGCATCGTCGACCTGGCGCTCGGCACGGACACCGCCGGCTCCGGCCGCGTGCCCGCCGCGTTCAACGGCATCGTCGGCCTGAAACCGACCCCCGGCCTGGTGCCGACGACCGGCGTCGTCCCGGCCTGCGCCTCCCTGGACTGCGTGACCGTGTTCGCCCGCACCCTCCCGGAGGCCGAACAGGCCCTCGCCCATCTGACGTCCCCCTCCGGGCGCGAGCTGCCGCCCCTGGCACAACGCGCGCCCGGCCCCTGGCGCGTCGCCGTCCCACCGACAGCGCAGCTCGGCGAACTCGACGAGGGCTGGGCGCAGGCCTACGAGGCGGCGGTGAACCGGCTCGTCACCGCCGGGGCACAGGTGCGCACCCTCGACCTCACCCCGTTCACCGAGGCCGCCGCGATGCTCTACGAGGGCGCCTTCGTCGCCGAGCGCTACACCGCGGTGGGGAACTTTGTCGACAAGCTGACCTCCGAGGGGGGCGCCGGGCTCGACCCGACCGTCGCGGGAATCATCACCCGCGCGCGGGACATCCCGGCCCACCAGCTCTACGCGGACCAGGAGCGCCTGGCCTCCCTGCGCACCCGGGCCCTCGCGGAACTGGCCGACGCCGACGCGCTGCTCCTGCCCACCGCGCCCGGCCATCCCACGCTCGCCGAGGTCGCCGCCGACCCGCTGGGCGCCAACGCCCGCCTGGGCCGCTTCACCAACTCCACGAACCTGTTCGACCTGGCGGCGGTCGCCGTTCCGGCCGGGCGGACACCCGCGGGAGGTCCTTTCGGCGTGATGCTCATCGGACGTGCGTTCACCGATGAGCGGCTCGCACGGATCGCCCGTCTCCTGGAACCGGAGACCCGCCTCGCCGTGGTGGGGGCGCATCTGTCCGGCCAGCCGCTCAACGCCCAGCTGCTCTCCCTGGGCGCCCGCCTCGAACGTACGACGACCACCGCCGCCGTCTACAGGCTGCACGCCCTGGCGACCAGTCCGCCGAAACCGGGGCTCGTCCATGTCGGCGCGGGCGGCGCCGCTGTCGAGGCCGAGGTGTGGAGCCTGCCCGCGGACGGCCTGGGCCGGCTGCTGGCGGCACTCCCCCGCCCGATGACGCTGGGCAGCGTCGAACTGGCCGACGGCACCCATGTGCCCGGCTTCCTGTGCGAACCCGGCGCACTGGCCGAAGCGCCCGACATCACGTCCTACGGCGGCTGGCGCGGGTATCTCGGCCGCGAACGGGACCGGTGA
- a CDS encoding DEAD/DEAH box helicase, with the protein MIVLVSVPPGSLESTMTEDLSPAERYAAARRRAAEQATALASFREMYDFGLDPFQIEACQALEAGKGVLVAAPTGSGKTIVGEFAVHLALQQGKKCFYTTPIKALSNQKYADLCRRYGADKVGLLTGDNSVNSEAPVVVMTTEVLRNMLYAGSQTLLGLGYVVMDEVHYLSDRFRGAVWEEVIIHLPESVTLVSLSATVSNAEEFGDWLDTVRGDTQVIVSEHRPVPLFQHVLAGRRMYDLFEEGEGQRKAVNPDLTRMARMEASRPSYQDRRRGRAMREADRERERRQRSRIWTPGRPEVIERLDSEGLLPAITFIFSRAACEAAVQQCLHAGLRLNDDAARARVRELVEERTASIPDEDLHVLGYFEWLEGLERGIAAHHAGMLPTFKEVVEELFVRGLVKAVFATETLALGINMPARSVVLEKLVKWNGEQHADITPGEYTQLTGRAGRRGIDIEGHAVVLWQRGFSPEHLAGLAGTRTYPLRSSFKPSYNMAVNLVEQFGRHRSRELLETSFAQFQADKSVVGISRQVQRNEEGLEGYKESMTCHLGDFDAYMGLRRELKDRETELAKQGMSQRRAEAAVALERLKPGDVIHVPTGKYAGLALVLEPGLPAGRSNGHRGFEQHDGPRPLVLTAERQVKRLASMDFPVPVEALDRMRIPKSFNPRSPQSRRDLASALRTKAGHIVPDRHRKKRADAADDREIARLRTAIRAHPCHGCNDREDHARWAERYHRLQRDTSQLERRIEGRTNTIARTFDRIVALLTELDYLRADEVTEHGKRLARLYGELDLLASECLRAGVWDGLSPAELAACVSALVYESRAADDAMAPKVPSGKAKAALGEMVRIWGRLDALEEDFGISQTEGVGQREPDLGFAWAAHEWASGKGLDEVLREAEMPAGDFVRWCKQVIDVLGQIAAAAPVSGGERSTVAKNARKAVEALLRGVVAYSSVG; encoded by the coding sequence ATGATCGTCCTTGTGTCAGTGCCTCCCGGTAGTCTCGAAAGCACGATGACAGAGGACCTCTCACCGGCCGAGCGGTACGCGGCAGCACGCAGGCGCGCTGCCGAGCAGGCCACCGCGCTCGCCTCCTTCCGCGAGATGTACGACTTCGGCCTCGACCCCTTCCAGATCGAGGCCTGCCAGGCGCTCGAAGCGGGCAAGGGTGTGCTGGTGGCGGCGCCCACCGGTTCGGGCAAGACGATCGTCGGCGAGTTCGCCGTCCATCTCGCCCTCCAGCAGGGCAAGAAGTGCTTCTACACCACGCCGATCAAGGCGCTCTCCAACCAGAAGTACGCCGACCTGTGCCGACGGTACGGCGCGGACAAGGTCGGTCTGCTCACCGGCGACAACAGCGTCAACTCCGAGGCTCCGGTGGTCGTCATGACCACCGAGGTCCTGCGGAACATGCTGTACGCGGGCTCGCAGACCCTGCTCGGTCTCGGCTATGTGGTGATGGACGAGGTGCACTACCTCTCCGACCGCTTCCGCGGCGCCGTCTGGGAGGAAGTGATCATCCATCTCCCCGAGTCGGTGACCCTGGTGTCGCTGTCGGCGACCGTGTCGAACGCGGAGGAGTTCGGCGACTGGCTGGACACCGTGCGCGGCGACACCCAGGTGATCGTCTCCGAGCACCGGCCCGTCCCGCTGTTCCAGCATGTGCTGGCCGGACGGCGGATGTACGACCTCTTCGAGGAGGGCGAGGGCCAGCGCAAGGCCGTCAACCCCGACCTCACGCGCATGGCGCGCATGGAGGCGAGCCGTCCGTCGTACCAGGACCGCAGACGGGGCCGCGCGATGCGCGAGGCCGACCGGGAGCGGGAGCGCAGACAGCGCTCGCGGATCTGGACGCCGGGCCGGCCCGAGGTCATCGAGCGGCTCGACTCCGAAGGGCTGCTGCCCGCCATCACGTTCATCTTCAGCCGGGCGGCCTGCGAGGCCGCCGTGCAGCAGTGCCTGCACGCCGGCCTGCGGCTGAACGACGACGCGGCCCGGGCGCGCGTGCGTGAGCTCGTCGAGGAGCGCACCGCCTCCATCCCGGACGAGGATCTGCACGTCCTCGGCTACTTCGAATGGCTGGAGGGCCTGGAGCGCGGCATCGCGGCCCACCACGCGGGCATGCTGCCCACGTTCAAGGAGGTCGTCGAGGAGCTCTTCGTCCGCGGCCTCGTCAAGGCCGTCTTCGCGACGGAGACCCTCGCGCTGGGCATCAACATGCCTGCCCGCTCGGTGGTGCTGGAGAAGCTCGTCAAGTGGAACGGCGAGCAGCACGCCGACATCACGCCCGGCGAGTACACCCAGCTGACCGGCCGTGCCGGCCGTCGCGGCATCGACATCGAGGGCCACGCGGTCGTGCTGTGGCAGCGCGGCTTCAGTCCCGAGCATCTCGCGGGACTCGCGGGCACCCGCACCTATCCGCTGCGCTCCAGCTTCAAGCCGTCGTACAACATGGCGGTGAACCTGGTCGAGCAGTTCGGCCGGCACCGCTCGCGCGAGCTGCTGGAGACGTCGTTCGCGCAGTTCCAGGCCGACAAGTCGGTCGTCGGGATCTCCCGGCAGGTGCAGCGCAACGAGGAGGGTCTCGAGGGCTACAAGGAGTCGATGACCTGCCATCTCGGGGACTTCGACGCCTACATGGGGCTGCGGCGCGAACTGAAGGACCGCGAGACCGAGTTGGCCAAGCAGGGGATGTCGCAGCGCCGTGCCGAGGCGGCCGTCGCCCTGGAGAGGCTGAAGCCGGGTGACGTGATCCATGTGCCGACCGGCAAGTACGCAGGGCTTGCGCTGGTGCTGGAACCCGGGCTGCCCGCCGGCCGGTCGAACGGCCACCGGGGCTTCGAGCAGCACGACGGCCCGCGCCCGCTGGTGCTCACCGCCGAGCGCCAGGTGAAGCGGCTGGCCTCGATGGACTTCCCCGTACCGGTCGAGGCGCTCGACCGGATGCGGATCCCCAAGTCCTTCAACCCGCGCTCGCCGCAGTCCCGGCGCGACCTGGCGTCCGCCCTGCGCACCAAGGCCGGGCACATCGTCCCGGACCGGCACCGCAAGAAGCGCGCCGACGCCGCCGACGACCGTGAGATCGCCCGGCTGCGCACGGCGATCCGCGCGCACCCCTGCCACGGGTGCAACGACCGCGAGGACCACGCCCGTTGGGCCGAGCGCTACCACCGCCTGCAGCGTGACACCTCGCAGTTGGAGCGCCGGATAGAAGGCCGGACGAACACCATCGCCCGCACCTTCGACCGGATCGTCGCCCTGCTCACCGAGCTGGACTATCTGCGTGCCGACGAGGTCACCGAGCACGGCAAGCGGCTCGCCCGCCTGTACGGCGAACTCGACCTGCTGGCCAGCGAATGTCTGCGCGCCGGAGTCTGGGACGGACTCTCCCCGGCCGAACTGGCCGCCTGCGTCTCGGCGTTGGTGTACGAGTCCCGGGCCGCCGACGACGCGATGGCGCCGAAGGTGCCGTCCGGCAAGGCCAAGGCCGCGCTCGGCGAGATGGTGCGCATCTGGGGCCGTCTTGACGCGCTGGAGGAGGACTTCGGGATCAGCCAGACCGAGGGGGTCGGCCAGCGCGAGCCGGACCTCGGCTTCGCCTGGGCCGCCCACGAGTGGGCGTCCGGCAAGGGCCTGGACGAGGTGCTGCGCGAGGCCGAGATGCCCGCCGGTGACTTCGTGCGCTGGTGCAAGCAGGTCATCGACGTCCTCGGCCAGATCGCGGCCGCCGCGCCCGTCTCGGGCGGCGAGAGGTCGACGGTCGCCAAGAACGCCCGCAAGGCGGTCGAAGCCCTGCTGCGCGGAGTGGTGGCCTACTCGTCGGTGGGCTGA